GGAGTGCGTCTTCGGCAAGCAGCGCATACAGCGGCAACTGGAAGCTCGTTCCGAGCAACGAATCAGATTCGCTCGGCGTGTTGGACCCGGTTTTGTAATCCCGAACGACGAGTTGGGTCGGCGTCGTTCCGGGGACGACCTCGATCCGGTCGATCAGCCCGTGGACCGGCACCGGGCCGTGTGGCGTCTCGATCTCGGCGGGGGCGTCCTGCAGCGGTGTGCCGGCATCGTACGGCGTGCCGACGCGGCCTTCGAACCATGCTGGCTGGGCGGTCGTCTTCGCCACCTCGCCGAACTCGTGTTCGAGGAACCGATATAACAGGCCACGAGCCACCGGCTGGCCGGTAGCCGTCTCACGGTCGGGGCCGTAGTAGTCGTTCTCCGTTGGCGAGCCGAGCCCGGCCAGGACCGTCGTCAGCCAGCGGTGCTGGAACGCCGTGTCGCCCGCCGTGCTGAACGCCGTCTCCAGCCGCTCGAGGGCGACGTCGAGTAGGTGCCGCTGTCGGGTCTCGAAATCACCATCGGGAGCGACCGGTTCACCGATCGACGACTGCAGTTCCAGATAGTAGTGTTCGAGGACGTCGTGTATGTAGGTACCCCGCTCGCCGGCATCCGGCTCGGGCGTCAGCGGCTCGGGGGCGTCAATCTCTACGACTCGTTGCATATAGTATTTGAACCCACACGCGGCGTAGGTTTCCAGCCGGCTGGCGCTGTAGGGCTCCCGATCGGCTTCGTCGTGCACCATCGCGACGGTCTCGGGCGTCAACACGCCATCGTACGGCGTCAGCCGATCCGGGTCAGCCCGGGCGGCGGCGCAGGCCGTGCCCGAGTTGATGCGTGCGTGTTCCGACGGCGTGAACGTCCCGGCGGCGACGCCGTCCTCTACAAGCGCTGTCGTTCGCTCGACGTCGGTCGCCGGGAGCCCACCGATCGCCCGCTGGACGTCCTCTGGCGAGCCGGGCGGTGACGCATCCGTGTCAATCGTGACGGGTGAAAGGTCGACGAGCCGGCGGAGCTCGGTCAGGATATCCGCCTCGACGTAAGGTTCGCCGTCCGTGCTCCGTCGTGGGATCGAGAGATGCAGCGTCGCATCGCTGCTCAGGAGCGCTCCGACGTGAGATCGAGCCTCGGCGGCGACGTCGCGCTGTTCGAAGTCGGCGTGGGCTTCGTAGATCGGGCGAGTGAACGCTGACTCGGGGGGATCCGACGGGACGTGTGAGGCGGTCATCCCGAGGAGGTAGACCTGCTCGAACGCCCGCGGCGGGGCGTCGGGGAGGCCACAGATGACGACGTGTTGGTCAGTGCCGCCGTTCGTTCCGCGGACCGAGACGCCGTTGAGGGCACGTTCCAGCCGCGCTATGGCATCGCCGGCGTCGAGATCCGCCAGCGGTGCGGTCATCGCCAGCGTCTCGAGGACGCGGTCGAGGCTCAATTTGGCCTGCTGTTCGCGATTCAGGCGGCCTCTGGAGAGTGTCCGTTCGCCCTCCAGCGCCGCGTCGATCCCGAGTCGGGTGAACAGCGTCTCGAGTTGCGCCGGCAACGCATCGAGTGACGTGGTCGCGAGCGCCTCCACGTCGCGGAGCAGCGACTCGACGCCCGCGGTGACGGACTCGTCGGCGTACGCGAGTGTCGACGCGAGTCGGTTTGTGTCGGCCCGGGCCGCGATTCGAGCGATGGCGCGGTGATCGATTTCGGAGTTATCGATAGCCACGAGCGGGTTCGTGAGTAGCCCGAGGAGGTCATCGACAGCGCGTGGCTCCTCGGCAAGTGCTGAAATGGTCGTGACGGCGTCGCCGAGGGCCGTCTCGGCGAGCGGCTGGTCGGTTTCGATGTGGAACGGGATGTCGTAGGCCTCGAAGAGCTCCTGGATCTGTGCGGCGTACTGGGCGGGATTCGTCAGTACGACCCCGATCTCCTCCGGCGGTGTTCCCTCCGCAAGCCGGACGCGGATATCGCGGGCGACCGAGCGGAGTTCCTCGGGCACGGTTTCTGGTTCGGCGACCGTGAGATCGAGCGCCGTCGGGTCGATGTCGGACACGGACGGGCCGACGCTCGGGTGCCGATAGAGGTTCCGCGTGAGCCGACGTCGGGCAGCCGTCCGCGGCGCTGTCGCTGGCTCGTGGTAGTCTTGTTCGAAGCCCAACTCGAGATACGTGGCGATCGCTTGGGCTGCGCCTACGTCTACCCCGGCTACGTCGTCGGTGTCGACCTGTTGGGGCGCGACCGCGATGGTCGGCCACGTCTCGACGAGTTGCTCAAGGAATTTCTGTTCGAGAGCTTCAAAACGGGTGAAGCCGCTTATGACGATCGCTTCGACTGACGGGAACAGCTCCGACAGCGAGCACTCCGTTGTGACATGTTCCATCCGCTCGGTCCGGTACGTTTCGGGGTACTCCTCAGCGAGGAGCTCGGTTCGTGCCGCCTCGATTTCGGCGGCTAACTCCGCGACGTGTACGGCACGCTCGTTGAGCCCTTCGGTTTCAAGTCGGTTTTGCATCCCCGTGGCGGAGAGCAGGCCAGCGAACTCCAGGTTCGTGAAGAGGTCTTCAGCCTCTTCGACGAGCCCGGCGCTTGCAAACGTATCACCGGAGTATAGGGGATTTTCAGGCGAATCGATCCCCTCGACACCTAATTCCACGAGTCGAAACAGTAGTGGCCGGTCGATATGCGTGATATCGTTTTTGTACTGATCGCGCCGGTACGCCGTTGAGACGATGTCATCGAGTGTGAGCACGCTCGCCATCGTTGGTGGGGCGGCAGCATTCCAGCGATCGCGTGTGGCTTCAGTTGGATGATTCTGTGGCGTGATGTGGAGGACGCTTTGCGGGTGCGTATCGACGCTTTCTATTAATAAGTCGATTGCAGCGGTTTCAAGCGAGGGAAGGGCAGGCCCTGTCAGCAGGCGACGCATATGCCGTCGTCTCCCGATTCGCGTAAGTAATTTTGGACGACACCAGCGTGTCATATAGCCGACTACAGATCACGAGAACCGCTCGTTTACTGAATGATCCGCATACGCGATTCCCCCGGCCAGTACAAACATTCCTCGAAACGGGGGTGAATACGTCGCACTCCAGCAGAAGTCAAACTCAAGATGCTCAAATAGTGGAACTGTCTCGGTAGCCGTTGCATTCAATAAATCGTTGACTGAAGTAACGTTCTACAGGGCTTTGGAGCTGGTGGACACAGTTTCCAAACCCTGCCACTTCGCACGTGAATAGGCTCATATGAAAACTGGGGGTTGCTGTTGTGAATTGAGCGTTCCCCACACAAGGTTATTTTGTCCGTTCTGTCAATGCTGGATGTATGGTTAACGTGGTTTCAGTAGGGGAATTTGACCTTGACGGAGAGGCCCTCCACGCGGCTACCGATACGTACCTCGATTTTAAATCGGCTGATGAGGATCAGAGAGGCCGGACCCGAGATATTCTGGATAGCGGCCATTCGTGGCTCAACCAACGCGACCTGACTGCGGACACGGTATCGCAATATACGTCGGAACTGAGAGAAGGAACGGGAGACGATCACCCAATTCTGTCCGGGGAAGACTTCGACGACTTGGAGGCGAAGGTAGCTGACGACGCTGGAAGTTTTGTCGAGGATCTGGTAGCGCTATTCGAAGATGAGAGCCCACTCGAAGATCGCATCGAGCGATTCAGGACGAATCAAGGTATAGATCTCACGGTTATTAGTGCTCTCTTGACGACTTCTGACCCCGACCAATACGTACTGTACGATGAGGAAGGCTTTGAGACGCTCATTCGTTATTTCACTGGGTTACACAGTCCCGATCTCGGCGATCTTTCGGTCGGGAGAAGATACGATTTGTATCGGAACTACTGTTCGACAATCCAGATGGACGTTTTGAGCGAGAAACTCGTCGACGCTACGCTCCAAGACGCTCAAGAGTTCGTGAGAACTGTAACGCACTCGGCGGAATGTAGATACAATCTCATTCTCAGATACTTCTTCAGACACACTCGCCAGTTAGAGGAATTCGAGGAGGAAACCTCTGTGTTCCTCGACGAAATTCGCATGCTACCACAGGCATTTCTCAGAGATCAGCTTGAGGCGTACGAAGGACGCCAGAAAATAGCCAAAATCCGGTACGATGTGCTCGATGCTATCCTTGACGATGAATCCGTAGATATCGATAAAATCGCCGCACGAGAGAATGTAAACCACGAAAAGAACATTATGAACTCGTGGGACGACTACAAGATCCTCGCCCAGATTTACTACAACTATGCCAAAGACCGTGTAGAGGCGTACATCGAGGATTTACTCGATTATCTGCGAAACGAGATAGACGCTGACCAACTGTCTACTCACTACGTCACCTACCAGGGCGCAACTAACATCCCGAATACTCGTTCGTGGGCTGTTCTGTATCCGAGCGTTCTCGGAGATCACAAATCAGCATATCAACTGTACATCTATTTCTATCCCAACGAGATCGAATATGGGATCGACAACGGGAGCGATGTCCCTCGAAAGGAATACGATGACGAGTCGTTCGAGTCTGAAGACGAAATATCGATCCAGAACGTGGTCGAAGCGTACAGAGAACGGTTGGACACGTTCTGGAGGTGGAACGAAGAACTAATCGAAGAACCGGACTCCGCAGAGTACGACGAGTTATCGTGGTTCGAATCCGTCGAAAAACATCTCCAGCGCAAGAAACAGATCGTTTTCCACGGCCCACCAGGAACTGGGAAGACCTATGGAGCGCTCAACTTCGCCAAGTGGTGGATAGACAGGGGACTGGACGAACAGGACCATTTCGACGACGCTGTTGAGGGCCGCCTTCGGATAGTAACGTTCCATCCGACGTTTTCATATGAAGACTTCATCGAGGGAATAACGGCGAAAACTCGGGACGGCGACCTCGTGTACGAACCCGAGGCTGGCGTGTTCAAGGAGATGGCTGAGGACGCCGTCGAGGCCTACGAAGACGCCGACTCGAAAGCAGATGCCCCCAGATACATCCTTATCATTGACGAAGTGAACCGGGGAAACATCCCGAAGATCTTCGGCGAGACGATTACTCTCATCGAGAACGACAAGCGACTCGGTGAACTGAACGAGATGAGAGACGAGCTGCCACATTCAGAAGACCGGCTCGTAGTGCCCCCGAACCTCT
The genomic region above belongs to Natronomonas moolapensis 8.8.11 and contains:
- a CDS encoding McrB family protein, which codes for MVNVVSVGEFDLDGEALHAATDTYLDFKSADEDQRGRTRDILDSGHSWLNQRDLTADTVSQYTSELREGTGDDHPILSGEDFDDLEAKVADDAGSFVEDLVALFEDESPLEDRIERFRTNQGIDLTVISALLTTSDPDQYVLYDEEGFETLIRYFTGLHSPDLGDLSVGRRYDLYRNYCSTIQMDVLSEKLVDATLQDAQEFVRTVTHSAECRYNLILRYFFRHTRQLEEFEEETSVFLDEIRMLPQAFLRDQLEAYEGRQKIAKIRYDVLDAILDDESVDIDKIAARENVNHEKNIMNSWDDYKILAQIYYNYAKDRVEAYIEDLLDYLRNEIDADQLSTHYVTYQGATNIPNTRSWAVLYPSVLGDHKSAYQLYIYFYPNEIEYGIDNGSDVPRKEYDDESFESEDEISIQNVVEAYRERLDTFWRWNEELIEEPDSAEYDELSWFESVEKHLQRKKQIVFHGPPGTGKTYGALNFAKWWIDRGLDEQDHFDDAVEGRLRIVTFHPTFSYEDFIEGITAKTRDGDLVYEPEAGVFKEMAEDAVEAYEDADSKADAPRYILIIDEVNRGNIPKIFGETITLIENDKRLGELNEMRDELPHSEDRLVVPPNLYIIGTMNTADRSIALVDAAIRRRFRFRHFPPNCEVLYDELGFDGEQDVKTKASVEEGEDLGALSILALSAINERIRDSGNLGKGKQVGHSYLIGGTTDERLVESWKNEILPLLDEYYFGDMERLKEHIFDGGGENLFNWKEQRIADFDSDALRAALSELVDEDGGVE
- a CDS encoding PD-(D/E)XK nuclease family protein; translated protein: MRRLLTGPALPSLETAAIDLLIESVDTHPQSVLHITPQNHPTEATRDRWNAAAPPTMASVLTLDDIVSTAYRRDQYKNDITHIDRPLLFRLVELGVEGIDSPENPLYSGDTFASAGLVEEAEDLFTNLEFAGLLSATGMQNRLETEGLNERAVHVAELAAEIEAARTELLAEEYPETYRTERMEHVTTECSLSELFPSVEAIVISGFTRFEALEQKFLEQLVETWPTIAVAPQQVDTDDVAGVDVGAAQAIATYLELGFEQDYHEPATAPRTAARRRLTRNLYRHPSVGPSVSDIDPTALDLTVAEPETVPEELRSVARDIRVRLAEGTPPEEIGVVLTNPAQYAAQIQELFEAYDIPFHIETDQPLAETALGDAVTTISALAEEPRAVDDLLGLLTNPLVAIDNSEIDHRAIARIAARADTNRLASTLAYADESVTAGVESLLRDVEALATTSLDALPAQLETLFTRLGIDAALEGERTLSRGRLNREQQAKLSLDRVLETLAMTAPLADLDAGDAIARLERALNGVSVRGTNGGTDQHVVICGLPDAPPRAFEQVYLLGMTASHVPSDPPESAFTRPIYEAHADFEQRDVAAEARSHVGALLSSDATLHLSIPRRSTDGEPYVEADILTELRRLVDLSPVTIDTDASPPGSPEDVQRAIGGLPATDVERTTALVEDGVAAGTFTPSEHARINSGTACAAARADPDRLTPYDGVLTPETVAMVHDEADREPYSASRLETYAACGFKYYMQRVVEIDAPEPLTPEPDAGERGTYIHDVLEHYYLELQSSIGEPVAPDGDFETRQRHLLDVALERLETAFSTAGDTAFQHRWLTTVLAGLGSPTENDYYGPDRETATGQPVARGLLYRFLEHEFGEVAKTTAQPAWFEGRVGTPYDAGTPLQDAPAEIETPHGPVPVHGLIDRIEVVPGTTPTQLVVRDYKTGSNTPSESDSLLGTSFQLPLYALLAEDALPAETVGGTYYQISSPSSVSSRKGLVTSQSMAVHHGSDDIGTPLVRHTYPYFETHAAFRRFIEETTPRRLGQLTNGIATGQFQPTILDPDDAGCRFCDYAHVCDVRSHQRRELIDTIDAEDHPVYVPPKAREQSPEDVVPAEVE